A single window of Sparus aurata chromosome 22, fSpaAur1.1, whole genome shotgun sequence DNA harbors:
- the LOC115573963 gene encoding clathrin coat assembly protein AP180 isoform X3 — protein MSGQTLTDRIAAAQYQLTGSDMARAVCKATTHEVMAPKKKHLEYLVSATNTTNVNIPQMADTLFERATNASWVVVFKALVTAHHMCVHGNERFIQYLASRTSLFNLSNFIDKTGSHGYDMSTFIRRYGRYLNEKAFAYRQMAFDFTRVKKGAEGVMRTMTTEKLLKGMPVLQTLIDTLLEFDVHPKELNNGIINAAFLLLFKDLVKMFASYNDGIINLLEKYFKMKKSDCKEALEIYKRFLTRVTKIGEFMKLAETVGVDKNDIPDINYAPSSILESLETHMNGLEDVKGGKKGEGSPTKGSPTNNVSPTSTPAKSSNAVPALQPPPGETAAAAAAAAPEPAEDSLLDLDPLSSSGPSAPSAAPTSWGDLLGSEMGDSLLSEPTLTAEPAPSPAAATPTPAAAEPGVSLAPPTSTAAATSPGAANMDLLGDAFATPAAPTEASAAAAEGGAAATSVPAANAGAESTGGDAPAAAVAPAAPGAELMSGDVMKPTLTPQAGDVDTSMANMASNLTMGTSAAPQVAPPCWGAPMPGAPGAPMMPMVRPSFPATGAAPGAPMSPGAAQSPRKPPPPRNALDDLNIKDFM, from the exons atgtCGGGGCAAACGCTCACGGATCGCATCGCCGCTGCGCAATACCAGCTAACGGGATCAGATATGGCCCGCGCTGTCTGCAAAGCCACCACTCATGAAGTGATGGCGCCCAAGAAAAAGCACCTGGAGT ACCTGGTGTCagccaccaacaccaccaacgTGAACATCCCCCAGATGGCTGACACGCTGTTCGAGCGAGCCACCAACGCCAGCTGGGTGGTCGTCTTCAAGGCCCTCGTCACCGCCCATCACATGTGTGTCCACGGCAACGAG AGGTTCATTCAGTACTTGGCGTCCAGGACCTCCCTGTTCAACCTCAGCAACTTTATCGACAAAACCGGCTCTCACG GCTATGACATGTCTACATTCATCAGACGGTATGGACGATACCTGAACGAGAAAGCCTTCGCCTACCGCCAGATGGCTTTTGATTTCACCAGAGTCAAGAAGGG CGCTGAGGGTGTGATGAGGACCATGACCACTGAGAAGCTGTTGAAAGGCATGCCTGTTCTGCAGACTCTGATTGACACACTCCTGGAGTTCGAT gTTCATCCCAAGGAGCTGAACAATGGGATCATCAATGCCGCATTTCTGCTCCTCTTCAAGGACCTGGTCAAAATGTTCGCGTCCTACAACGACGGAATCATCAACCTATTAG AGAAATACTTCAAGATGAAGAAGAGCGACTGTAAGGAGGCCTTGGAGATCTACAAGAGGTTCCTGACCAGGGTGACAAAGATCGGGGAATTCATGAAGCTGGCTGAG ACGGTTGGAGTCGACAAAAACGACATTCCCGACATCAACTAT GCTCCCAGCAGTATCCTGGAGAGTCTGGAAACACACATGAACGGTCTGGAGGACGTGAAGGGCGGAAAGAAGGG TGAAGG GTCTCCAACAAAG GGGTCCCCGACGAACAACGTGTCTCCGACATCGACCCCAGCCAAATCTTCAAACGCTGTTCCTGCGCTGCAGCCTCCTCCCGGGGAGACGgcagccgccgccgctgccgccgctcCTGAGCCAGCTGAAGA TTCCTTGTTGGACCTGGATCCACTGTCCTCCTCAGGTCcttcagcaccatcagctgccCCCACGTCCTGGGGAG ATCTTCTCGGATCAG AAATGGGCGATTCCTTGCTATCTGAACCCACCCTCACGGCAGAGCCCGCCCCCTCCCCTGCAGCAGCAACGCCCACTCCTGCAGCGGCAGAACCCGGAGTCTCTCTAGCTCCTCCCACTAGCACAGCAGCCGCCACCTCCCCTGGCGCCGCCAATATGGATCTGTTGGGAG ATGCCTTTGCAACACCTGCTGCTCCCACTGAGGCCTCCGCAGCCGCGGCTGAAGGTGGGGCTGCCGCTACATCTGTCCCAGCCGCCAACGCCGGAGCTG AGTCCACAGGAGGAGATGccccagctgctgctgttgctcctGCCGCCCCCGGTGCCGAGCTCATGTCAG GGGATGTAATGAAGCCCACTCTGACCCCTCAGGCGGGGGATGTTGACACCTCCATGGCTAATATGGCGAGTA aTCTCACAATGGGAACCTCAGCGGCTCCTCAGGTAGCTCCCCCCTGTTGGGGTGCTCCCATG CCTGGAGCGCCAGGAGCTCCCATGATGCCCATGGTGAGGCCAAGCTTCCCAGCCACGGGAGCAGCCCCCGGAGCACCG ATGTCTCCTGGAGCGGCCCAGAGTCCCAGAAAGCCTCCACCGCCGAGGAACGCTCTGGATGACCTCAACATTAAGGACTTCATGTAG
- the LOC115573963 gene encoding clathrin coat assembly protein AP180 isoform X5, which yields MSGQTLTDRIAAAQYQLTGSDMARAVCKATTHEVMAPKKKHLEYLVSATNTTNVNIPQMADTLFERATNASWVVVFKALVTAHHMCVHGNERFIQYLASRTSLFNLSNFIDKTGSHGYDMSTFIRRYGRYLNEKAFAYRQMAFDFTRVKKGAEGVMRTMTTEKLLKGMPVLQTLIDTLLEFDVHPKELNNGIINAAFLLLFKDLVKMFASYNDGIINLLEKYFKMKKSDCKEALEIYKRFLTRVTKIGEFMKLAETVGVDKNDIPDINYAPSSILESLETHMNGLEDVKGGKKGEGSPTKGSPTNNVSPTSTPAKSSNAVPALQPPPGETAAAAAAAAPEPAEDSLLDLDPLSSSGPSAPSAAPTSWGDLLGSEMGDSLLSEPTLTAEPAPSPAAATPTPAAAEPGVSLAPPTSTAAATSPGAANMDLLGDAFATPAAPTEASAAAAEGGAAATSVPAANAGAESTGGDAPAAAVAPAAPGAELMSGDVMKPTLTPQAGDVDTSMANMASNLTMGTSAAPQPGAPGAPMMPMVRPSFPATGAAPGAPMSPGAAQSPRKPPPPRNALDDLNIKDFM from the exons atgtCGGGGCAAACGCTCACGGATCGCATCGCCGCTGCGCAATACCAGCTAACGGGATCAGATATGGCCCGCGCTGTCTGCAAAGCCACCACTCATGAAGTGATGGCGCCCAAGAAAAAGCACCTGGAGT ACCTGGTGTCagccaccaacaccaccaacgTGAACATCCCCCAGATGGCTGACACGCTGTTCGAGCGAGCCACCAACGCCAGCTGGGTGGTCGTCTTCAAGGCCCTCGTCACCGCCCATCACATGTGTGTCCACGGCAACGAG AGGTTCATTCAGTACTTGGCGTCCAGGACCTCCCTGTTCAACCTCAGCAACTTTATCGACAAAACCGGCTCTCACG GCTATGACATGTCTACATTCATCAGACGGTATGGACGATACCTGAACGAGAAAGCCTTCGCCTACCGCCAGATGGCTTTTGATTTCACCAGAGTCAAGAAGGG CGCTGAGGGTGTGATGAGGACCATGACCACTGAGAAGCTGTTGAAAGGCATGCCTGTTCTGCAGACTCTGATTGACACACTCCTGGAGTTCGAT gTTCATCCCAAGGAGCTGAACAATGGGATCATCAATGCCGCATTTCTGCTCCTCTTCAAGGACCTGGTCAAAATGTTCGCGTCCTACAACGACGGAATCATCAACCTATTAG AGAAATACTTCAAGATGAAGAAGAGCGACTGTAAGGAGGCCTTGGAGATCTACAAGAGGTTCCTGACCAGGGTGACAAAGATCGGGGAATTCATGAAGCTGGCTGAG ACGGTTGGAGTCGACAAAAACGACATTCCCGACATCAACTAT GCTCCCAGCAGTATCCTGGAGAGTCTGGAAACACACATGAACGGTCTGGAGGACGTGAAGGGCGGAAAGAAGGG TGAAGG GTCTCCAACAAAG GGGTCCCCGACGAACAACGTGTCTCCGACATCGACCCCAGCCAAATCTTCAAACGCTGTTCCTGCGCTGCAGCCTCCTCCCGGGGAGACGgcagccgccgccgctgccgccgctcCTGAGCCAGCTGAAGA TTCCTTGTTGGACCTGGATCCACTGTCCTCCTCAGGTCcttcagcaccatcagctgccCCCACGTCCTGGGGAG ATCTTCTCGGATCAG AAATGGGCGATTCCTTGCTATCTGAACCCACCCTCACGGCAGAGCCCGCCCCCTCCCCTGCAGCAGCAACGCCCACTCCTGCAGCGGCAGAACCCGGAGTCTCTCTAGCTCCTCCCACTAGCACAGCAGCCGCCACCTCCCCTGGCGCCGCCAATATGGATCTGTTGGGAG ATGCCTTTGCAACACCTGCTGCTCCCACTGAGGCCTCCGCAGCCGCGGCTGAAGGTGGGGCTGCCGCTACATCTGTCCCAGCCGCCAACGCCGGAGCTG AGTCCACAGGAGGAGATGccccagctgctgctgttgctcctGCCGCCCCCGGTGCCGAGCTCATGTCAG GGGATGTAATGAAGCCCACTCTGACCCCTCAGGCGGGGGATGTTGACACCTCCATGGCTAATATGGCGAGTA aTCTCACAATGGGAACCTCAGCGGCTCCTCAG CCTGGAGCGCCAGGAGCTCCCATGATGCCCATGGTGAGGCCAAGCTTCCCAGCCACGGGAGCAGCCCCCGGAGCACCG ATGTCTCCTGGAGCGGCCCAGAGTCCCAGAAAGCCTCCACCGCCGAGGAACGCTCTGGATGACCTCAACATTAAGGACTTCATGTAG
- the LOC115573963 gene encoding clathrin coat assembly protein AP180 isoform X2: MSGQTLTDRIAAAQYQLTGSDMARAVCKATTHEVMAPKKKHLEYLVSATNTTNVNIPQMADTLFERATNASWVVVFKALVTAHHMCVHGNERFIQYLASRTSLFNLSNFIDKTGSHGYDMSTFIRRYGRYLNEKAFAYRQMAFDFTRVKKGAEGVMRTMTTEKLLKGMPVLQTLIDTLLEFDVHPKELNNGIINAAFLLLFKDLVKMFASYNDGIINLLEKYFKMKKSDCKEALEIYKRFLTRVTKIGEFMKLAETVGVDKNDIPDINYAPSSILESLETHMNGLEDVKGGKKGSPTKGSPTNNVSPTSTPAKSSNAVPALQPPPGETAAAAAAAAPEPAEDSLLDLDPLSSSGPSAPSAAPTSWGDLLGSEMGDSLLSEPTLTAEPAPSPAAATPTPAAAEPGVSLAPPTSTAAATSPGAANMDLLGDAFATPAAPTEASAAAAEGGAAATSVPAANAGAESTGGDAPAAAVAPAAPGAELMSVFDGLGDVMKPTLTPQAGDVDTSMANMASNLTMGTSAAPQVAPPCWGAPMPGAPGAPMMPMVRPSFPATGAAPGAPMSPGAAQSPRKPPPPRNALDDLNIKDFM, from the exons atgtCGGGGCAAACGCTCACGGATCGCATCGCCGCTGCGCAATACCAGCTAACGGGATCAGATATGGCCCGCGCTGTCTGCAAAGCCACCACTCATGAAGTGATGGCGCCCAAGAAAAAGCACCTGGAGT ACCTGGTGTCagccaccaacaccaccaacgTGAACATCCCCCAGATGGCTGACACGCTGTTCGAGCGAGCCACCAACGCCAGCTGGGTGGTCGTCTTCAAGGCCCTCGTCACCGCCCATCACATGTGTGTCCACGGCAACGAG AGGTTCATTCAGTACTTGGCGTCCAGGACCTCCCTGTTCAACCTCAGCAACTTTATCGACAAAACCGGCTCTCACG GCTATGACATGTCTACATTCATCAGACGGTATGGACGATACCTGAACGAGAAAGCCTTCGCCTACCGCCAGATGGCTTTTGATTTCACCAGAGTCAAGAAGGG CGCTGAGGGTGTGATGAGGACCATGACCACTGAGAAGCTGTTGAAAGGCATGCCTGTTCTGCAGACTCTGATTGACACACTCCTGGAGTTCGAT gTTCATCCCAAGGAGCTGAACAATGGGATCATCAATGCCGCATTTCTGCTCCTCTTCAAGGACCTGGTCAAAATGTTCGCGTCCTACAACGACGGAATCATCAACCTATTAG AGAAATACTTCAAGATGAAGAAGAGCGACTGTAAGGAGGCCTTGGAGATCTACAAGAGGTTCCTGACCAGGGTGACAAAGATCGGGGAATTCATGAAGCTGGCTGAG ACGGTTGGAGTCGACAAAAACGACATTCCCGACATCAACTAT GCTCCCAGCAGTATCCTGGAGAGTCTGGAAACACACATGAACGGTCTGGAGGACGTGAAGGGCGGAAAGAAGGG GTCTCCAACAAAG GGGTCCCCGACGAACAACGTGTCTCCGACATCGACCCCAGCCAAATCTTCAAACGCTGTTCCTGCGCTGCAGCCTCCTCCCGGGGAGACGgcagccgccgccgctgccgccgctcCTGAGCCAGCTGAAGA TTCCTTGTTGGACCTGGATCCACTGTCCTCCTCAGGTCcttcagcaccatcagctgccCCCACGTCCTGGGGAG ATCTTCTCGGATCAG AAATGGGCGATTCCTTGCTATCTGAACCCACCCTCACGGCAGAGCCCGCCCCCTCCCCTGCAGCAGCAACGCCCACTCCTGCAGCGGCAGAACCCGGAGTCTCTCTAGCTCCTCCCACTAGCACAGCAGCCGCCACCTCCCCTGGCGCCGCCAATATGGATCTGTTGGGAG ATGCCTTTGCAACACCTGCTGCTCCCACTGAGGCCTCCGCAGCCGCGGCTGAAGGTGGGGCTGCCGCTACATCTGTCCCAGCCGCCAACGCCGGAGCTG AGTCCACAGGAGGAGATGccccagctgctgctgttgctcctGCCGCCCCCGGTGCCGAGCTCATGTCAG TATTTGATGGACTAGGGGATGTAATGAAGCCCACTCTGACCCCTCAGGCGGGGGATGTTGACACCTCCATGGCTAATATGGCGAGTA aTCTCACAATGGGAACCTCAGCGGCTCCTCAGGTAGCTCCCCCCTGTTGGGGTGCTCCCATG CCTGGAGCGCCAGGAGCTCCCATGATGCCCATGGTGAGGCCAAGCTTCCCAGCCACGGGAGCAGCCCCCGGAGCACCG ATGTCTCCTGGAGCGGCCCAGAGTCCCAGAAAGCCTCCACCGCCGAGGAACGCTCTGGATGACCTCAACATTAAGGACTTCATGTAG
- the LOC115573963 gene encoding clathrin coat assembly protein AP180 isoform X6, with protein sequence MSGQTLTDRIAAAQYQLTGSDMARAVCKATTHEVMAPKKKHLEYLVSATNTTNVNIPQMADTLFERATNASWVVVFKALVTAHHMCVHGNERFIQYLASRTSLFNLSNFIDKTGSHGYDMSTFIRRYGRYLNEKAFAYRQMAFDFTRVKKGAEGVMRTMTTEKLLKGMPVLQTLIDTLLEFDVHPKELNNGIINAAFLLLFKDLVKMFASYNDGIINLLEKYFKMKKSDCKEALEIYKRFLTRVTKIGEFMKLAETVGVDKNDIPDINYAPSSILESLETHMNGLEDVKGGKKGEGSPTKGSPTNNVSPTSTPAKSSNAVPALQPPPGETAAAAAAAAPEPAEDSLLDLDPLSSSGPSAPSAAPTSWGDLLGSDAFATPAAPTEASAAAAEGGAAATSVPAANAGAESTGGDAPAAAVAPAAPGAELMSVFDGLGDVMKPTLTPQAGDVDTSMANMASNLTMGTSAAPQVAPPCWGAPMPGAPGAPMMPMVRPSFPATGAAPGAPMSPGAAQSPRKPPPPRNALDDLNIKDFM encoded by the exons atgtCGGGGCAAACGCTCACGGATCGCATCGCCGCTGCGCAATACCAGCTAACGGGATCAGATATGGCCCGCGCTGTCTGCAAAGCCACCACTCATGAAGTGATGGCGCCCAAGAAAAAGCACCTGGAGT ACCTGGTGTCagccaccaacaccaccaacgTGAACATCCCCCAGATGGCTGACACGCTGTTCGAGCGAGCCACCAACGCCAGCTGGGTGGTCGTCTTCAAGGCCCTCGTCACCGCCCATCACATGTGTGTCCACGGCAACGAG AGGTTCATTCAGTACTTGGCGTCCAGGACCTCCCTGTTCAACCTCAGCAACTTTATCGACAAAACCGGCTCTCACG GCTATGACATGTCTACATTCATCAGACGGTATGGACGATACCTGAACGAGAAAGCCTTCGCCTACCGCCAGATGGCTTTTGATTTCACCAGAGTCAAGAAGGG CGCTGAGGGTGTGATGAGGACCATGACCACTGAGAAGCTGTTGAAAGGCATGCCTGTTCTGCAGACTCTGATTGACACACTCCTGGAGTTCGAT gTTCATCCCAAGGAGCTGAACAATGGGATCATCAATGCCGCATTTCTGCTCCTCTTCAAGGACCTGGTCAAAATGTTCGCGTCCTACAACGACGGAATCATCAACCTATTAG AGAAATACTTCAAGATGAAGAAGAGCGACTGTAAGGAGGCCTTGGAGATCTACAAGAGGTTCCTGACCAGGGTGACAAAGATCGGGGAATTCATGAAGCTGGCTGAG ACGGTTGGAGTCGACAAAAACGACATTCCCGACATCAACTAT GCTCCCAGCAGTATCCTGGAGAGTCTGGAAACACACATGAACGGTCTGGAGGACGTGAAGGGCGGAAAGAAGGG TGAAGG GTCTCCAACAAAG GGGTCCCCGACGAACAACGTGTCTCCGACATCGACCCCAGCCAAATCTTCAAACGCTGTTCCTGCGCTGCAGCCTCCTCCCGGGGAGACGgcagccgccgccgctgccgccgctcCTGAGCCAGCTGAAGA TTCCTTGTTGGACCTGGATCCACTGTCCTCCTCAGGTCcttcagcaccatcagctgccCCCACGTCCTGGGGAG ATCTTCTCGGATCAG ATGCCTTTGCAACACCTGCTGCTCCCACTGAGGCCTCCGCAGCCGCGGCTGAAGGTGGGGCTGCCGCTACATCTGTCCCAGCCGCCAACGCCGGAGCTG AGTCCACAGGAGGAGATGccccagctgctgctgttgctcctGCCGCCCCCGGTGCCGAGCTCATGTCAG TATTTGATGGACTAGGGGATGTAATGAAGCCCACTCTGACCCCTCAGGCGGGGGATGTTGACACCTCCATGGCTAATATGGCGAGTA aTCTCACAATGGGAACCTCAGCGGCTCCTCAGGTAGCTCCCCCCTGTTGGGGTGCTCCCATG CCTGGAGCGCCAGGAGCTCCCATGATGCCCATGGTGAGGCCAAGCTTCCCAGCCACGGGAGCAGCCCCCGGAGCACCG ATGTCTCCTGGAGCGGCCCAGAGTCCCAGAAAGCCTCCACCGCCGAGGAACGCTCTGGATGACCTCAACATTAAGGACTTCATGTAG
- the LOC115573963 gene encoding clathrin coat assembly protein AP180 isoform X4, translating into MSGQTLTDRIAAAQYQLTGSDMARAVCKATTHEVMAPKKKHLEYLVSATNTTNVNIPQMADTLFERATNASWVVVFKALVTAHHMCVHGNERFIQYLASRTSLFNLSNFIDKTGSHGYDMSTFIRRYGRYLNEKAFAYRQMAFDFTRVKKGAEGVMRTMTTEKLLKGMPVLQTLIDTLLEFDVHPKELNNGIINAAFLLLFKDLVKMFASYNDGIINLLEKYFKMKKSDCKEALEIYKRFLTRVTKIGEFMKLAETVGVDKNDIPDINYAPSSILESLETHMNGLEDVKGGKKGEGSPTKGSPTNNVSPTSTPAKSSNAVPALQPPPGETAAAAAAAAPEPAEDSLLDLDPLSSSGPSAPSAAPTSWGDLLGSEMGDSLLSEPTLTAEPAPSPAAATPTPAAAEPGVSLAPPTSTAAATSPGAANMDLLGDAFATPAAPTEASAAAAEGGAAATSVPAANAGAESTGGDAPAAAVAPAAPGAELMSVFDGLGDVMKPTLTPQAGDVDTSMANMASNLTMGTSAAPQPGAPGAPMMPMVRPSFPATGAAPGAPMSPGAAQSPRKPPPPRNALDDLNIKDFM; encoded by the exons atgtCGGGGCAAACGCTCACGGATCGCATCGCCGCTGCGCAATACCAGCTAACGGGATCAGATATGGCCCGCGCTGTCTGCAAAGCCACCACTCATGAAGTGATGGCGCCCAAGAAAAAGCACCTGGAGT ACCTGGTGTCagccaccaacaccaccaacgTGAACATCCCCCAGATGGCTGACACGCTGTTCGAGCGAGCCACCAACGCCAGCTGGGTGGTCGTCTTCAAGGCCCTCGTCACCGCCCATCACATGTGTGTCCACGGCAACGAG AGGTTCATTCAGTACTTGGCGTCCAGGACCTCCCTGTTCAACCTCAGCAACTTTATCGACAAAACCGGCTCTCACG GCTATGACATGTCTACATTCATCAGACGGTATGGACGATACCTGAACGAGAAAGCCTTCGCCTACCGCCAGATGGCTTTTGATTTCACCAGAGTCAAGAAGGG CGCTGAGGGTGTGATGAGGACCATGACCACTGAGAAGCTGTTGAAAGGCATGCCTGTTCTGCAGACTCTGATTGACACACTCCTGGAGTTCGAT gTTCATCCCAAGGAGCTGAACAATGGGATCATCAATGCCGCATTTCTGCTCCTCTTCAAGGACCTGGTCAAAATGTTCGCGTCCTACAACGACGGAATCATCAACCTATTAG AGAAATACTTCAAGATGAAGAAGAGCGACTGTAAGGAGGCCTTGGAGATCTACAAGAGGTTCCTGACCAGGGTGACAAAGATCGGGGAATTCATGAAGCTGGCTGAG ACGGTTGGAGTCGACAAAAACGACATTCCCGACATCAACTAT GCTCCCAGCAGTATCCTGGAGAGTCTGGAAACACACATGAACGGTCTGGAGGACGTGAAGGGCGGAAAGAAGGG TGAAGG GTCTCCAACAAAG GGGTCCCCGACGAACAACGTGTCTCCGACATCGACCCCAGCCAAATCTTCAAACGCTGTTCCTGCGCTGCAGCCTCCTCCCGGGGAGACGgcagccgccgccgctgccgccgctcCTGAGCCAGCTGAAGA TTCCTTGTTGGACCTGGATCCACTGTCCTCCTCAGGTCcttcagcaccatcagctgccCCCACGTCCTGGGGAG ATCTTCTCGGATCAG AAATGGGCGATTCCTTGCTATCTGAACCCACCCTCACGGCAGAGCCCGCCCCCTCCCCTGCAGCAGCAACGCCCACTCCTGCAGCGGCAGAACCCGGAGTCTCTCTAGCTCCTCCCACTAGCACAGCAGCCGCCACCTCCCCTGGCGCCGCCAATATGGATCTGTTGGGAG ATGCCTTTGCAACACCTGCTGCTCCCACTGAGGCCTCCGCAGCCGCGGCTGAAGGTGGGGCTGCCGCTACATCTGTCCCAGCCGCCAACGCCGGAGCTG AGTCCACAGGAGGAGATGccccagctgctgctgttgctcctGCCGCCCCCGGTGCCGAGCTCATGTCAG TATTTGATGGACTAGGGGATGTAATGAAGCCCACTCTGACCCCTCAGGCGGGGGATGTTGACACCTCCATGGCTAATATGGCGAGTA aTCTCACAATGGGAACCTCAGCGGCTCCTCAG CCTGGAGCGCCAGGAGCTCCCATGATGCCCATGGTGAGGCCAAGCTTCCCAGCCACGGGAGCAGCCCCCGGAGCACCG ATGTCTCCTGGAGCGGCCCAGAGTCCCAGAAAGCCTCCACCGCCGAGGAACGCTCTGGATGACCTCAACATTAAGGACTTCATGTAG
- the LOC115573963 gene encoding clathrin coat assembly protein AP180 isoform X1 — MSGQTLTDRIAAAQYQLTGSDMARAVCKATTHEVMAPKKKHLEYLVSATNTTNVNIPQMADTLFERATNASWVVVFKALVTAHHMCVHGNERFIQYLASRTSLFNLSNFIDKTGSHGYDMSTFIRRYGRYLNEKAFAYRQMAFDFTRVKKGAEGVMRTMTTEKLLKGMPVLQTLIDTLLEFDVHPKELNNGIINAAFLLLFKDLVKMFASYNDGIINLLEKYFKMKKSDCKEALEIYKRFLTRVTKIGEFMKLAETVGVDKNDIPDINYAPSSILESLETHMNGLEDVKGGKKGEGSPTKGSPTNNVSPTSTPAKSSNAVPALQPPPGETAAAAAAAAPEPAEDSLLDLDPLSSSGPSAPSAAPTSWGDLLGSEMGDSLLSEPTLTAEPAPSPAAATPTPAAAEPGVSLAPPTSTAAATSPGAANMDLLGDAFATPAAPTEASAAAAEGGAAATSVPAANAGAESTGGDAPAAAVAPAAPGAELMSVFDGLGDVMKPTLTPQAGDVDTSMANMASNLTMGTSAAPQVAPPCWGAPMPGAPGAPMMPMVRPSFPATGAAPGAPMSPGAAQSPRKPPPPRNALDDLNIKDFM, encoded by the exons atgtCGGGGCAAACGCTCACGGATCGCATCGCCGCTGCGCAATACCAGCTAACGGGATCAGATATGGCCCGCGCTGTCTGCAAAGCCACCACTCATGAAGTGATGGCGCCCAAGAAAAAGCACCTGGAGT ACCTGGTGTCagccaccaacaccaccaacgTGAACATCCCCCAGATGGCTGACACGCTGTTCGAGCGAGCCACCAACGCCAGCTGGGTGGTCGTCTTCAAGGCCCTCGTCACCGCCCATCACATGTGTGTCCACGGCAACGAG AGGTTCATTCAGTACTTGGCGTCCAGGACCTCCCTGTTCAACCTCAGCAACTTTATCGACAAAACCGGCTCTCACG GCTATGACATGTCTACATTCATCAGACGGTATGGACGATACCTGAACGAGAAAGCCTTCGCCTACCGCCAGATGGCTTTTGATTTCACCAGAGTCAAGAAGGG CGCTGAGGGTGTGATGAGGACCATGACCACTGAGAAGCTGTTGAAAGGCATGCCTGTTCTGCAGACTCTGATTGACACACTCCTGGAGTTCGAT gTTCATCCCAAGGAGCTGAACAATGGGATCATCAATGCCGCATTTCTGCTCCTCTTCAAGGACCTGGTCAAAATGTTCGCGTCCTACAACGACGGAATCATCAACCTATTAG AGAAATACTTCAAGATGAAGAAGAGCGACTGTAAGGAGGCCTTGGAGATCTACAAGAGGTTCCTGACCAGGGTGACAAAGATCGGGGAATTCATGAAGCTGGCTGAG ACGGTTGGAGTCGACAAAAACGACATTCCCGACATCAACTAT GCTCCCAGCAGTATCCTGGAGAGTCTGGAAACACACATGAACGGTCTGGAGGACGTGAAGGGCGGAAAGAAGGG TGAAGG GTCTCCAACAAAG GGGTCCCCGACGAACAACGTGTCTCCGACATCGACCCCAGCCAAATCTTCAAACGCTGTTCCTGCGCTGCAGCCTCCTCCCGGGGAGACGgcagccgccgccgctgccgccgctcCTGAGCCAGCTGAAGA TTCCTTGTTGGACCTGGATCCACTGTCCTCCTCAGGTCcttcagcaccatcagctgccCCCACGTCCTGGGGAG ATCTTCTCGGATCAG AAATGGGCGATTCCTTGCTATCTGAACCCACCCTCACGGCAGAGCCCGCCCCCTCCCCTGCAGCAGCAACGCCCACTCCTGCAGCGGCAGAACCCGGAGTCTCTCTAGCTCCTCCCACTAGCACAGCAGCCGCCACCTCCCCTGGCGCCGCCAATATGGATCTGTTGGGAG ATGCCTTTGCAACACCTGCTGCTCCCACTGAGGCCTCCGCAGCCGCGGCTGAAGGTGGGGCTGCCGCTACATCTGTCCCAGCCGCCAACGCCGGAGCTG AGTCCACAGGAGGAGATGccccagctgctgctgttgctcctGCCGCCCCCGGTGCCGAGCTCATGTCAG TATTTGATGGACTAGGGGATGTAATGAAGCCCACTCTGACCCCTCAGGCGGGGGATGTTGACACCTCCATGGCTAATATGGCGAGTA aTCTCACAATGGGAACCTCAGCGGCTCCTCAGGTAGCTCCCCCCTGTTGGGGTGCTCCCATG CCTGGAGCGCCAGGAGCTCCCATGATGCCCATGGTGAGGCCAAGCTTCCCAGCCACGGGAGCAGCCCCCGGAGCACCG ATGTCTCCTGGAGCGGCCCAGAGTCCCAGAAAGCCTCCACCGCCGAGGAACGCTCTGGATGACCTCAACATTAAGGACTTCATGTAG